The sequence GATCCACGGGCGCCTCGTCTAGCTTGTAGCGTGCCGCCTTGATGTTGATCTTCCCGAAGCTGGTGAAGAGTGTCGCGTTGCGGGCGTTGCGCGTCGGCATGACGCAGTCGAACATGTCGACGCCGCGGTCGATGTTCTCGATCAGGTCCTCGGGGGTGCCGACGCCCATGAGGTAGCGGGGCTTGTCGGTGGGCATGTACTGGACGGTGTGTGCAACGGTGTCGTACATATCCTCGTTCGCCTCGCCGACGGAGAGCCCGCCGATGGCGAAACCGTCGTAGTCGAGCGCACAGAGTTCGGTCGCGGATTTGGCGCGGAACTCCTTGTCGATTCCACCCTGGATGATGGCGAAGATGTTCTGGTCGACGCCGACACCCTCTTTCTGTTTTCGGCGGTGGTAGTCGATGGACTGCTGTGCCCACTGGGTCGTACGGTCGATGGAGAGGGCGATGCGCTCGCGCGTGGCGGGCAGGGCGACGAGGTCATCGAGGATCATCATGATGTCGCTGCCGAGGTTGTACTGGATGTCCAGCACCTTTTCGGGGGTGAAGTAGTGTTTGGAGCCGTCGATGTGGCTGCGGAACTCGATGCCGTTCTCATCGGCCTTGGAGATGTCGCTGAGACTGAAGGCCTGGAAGCCGCCGCTGTCGGTCAGAAAGCTGTTCGGGTAGGTCGTGAACTTGTGCAGTCCGCCGAGTTTGGCGACGCTGTCGTCCCCCGGGCGCAGGTACATGTGGTAAGTGTTGGCAAGGATGATCTTGGCGCCTAAAAGTTCGGCCATATCCTGCATGTCGAGCGCTTTGACGCTGCCGACCGTTCCTACGGGCATGAAGACCGGGGTCTGGATGGTGGAGTGGGCCGTTTCAATAGTGGCGGCGCGCGCGTTGCCGCTGGTCGCTTCGAGGGTAAATGTCATGGGCTTCTCTATGGAAATGAGGTGCGGAATTGTAACGCAATGCCCCTAAACACGCAGTTATGCTACAATGTCTGCCGATAATTTAAAGGGTACGCCATGCTCCATTCCGGCGACGCCCTTCCACCGCTGAAGAAAGAAGGTATTCGCACGGCCCGGGCATCCGTCCCGCGCCGTGACACATGACCATGAAAAAAATTCTCATCATCACGGATTGCACGATCGGCGAACATCTCGTCGAGCGGGCCATCGAAGCGTACTCCAAAGACAATCTCTACTACGTTATCCAGATGAAGGATCGTCAGTACGAGAAGGCCGGTCCGGACCGGTTCAAGTTCTTCACCTTCGATCCGACAAGCCGCTACAAGCTCAGCAATGTGCTGAAGATGGACTTCGTGCAGATCATGCTGGTGATGAGCAGCCGTCTGGACGCCGTAAACACCCTGGAAAACATCCGGGCGGAGAAACCGTCGGTGCGTGTCATTATGCTGGACCAGTGGGACCTCAAGATCGACGACCCGAATAC is a genomic window of Sulfurimonas sp. HSL1-2 containing:
- the tgt gene encoding tRNA guanosine(34) transglycosylase Tgt, producing MTFTLEATSGNARAATIETAHSTIQTPVFMPVGTVGSVKALDMQDMAELLGAKIILANTYHMYLRPGDDSVAKLGGLHKFTTYPNSFLTDSGGFQAFSLSDISKADENGIEFRSHIDGSKHYFTPEKVLDIQYNLGSDIMMILDDLVALPATRERIALSIDRTTQWAQQSIDYHRRKQKEGVGVDQNIFAIIQGGIDKEFRAKSATELCALDYDGFAIGGLSVGEANEDMYDTVAHTVQYMPTDKPRYLMGVGTPEDLIENIDRGVDMFDCVMPTRNARNATLFTSFGKINIKAARYKLDEAPVDPECDCYTCRRYSRAYLNHLYRAKELTYFRLASIHNLHYYLNLMREAREAILEGRWSDFKAAFYRKREG